From one Bacteroidota bacterium genomic stretch:
- a CDS encoding rhomboid family intramembrane serine protease, with protein MQFSITLIIIIVTAMASISAFSNQILMDKMMFNAYMVKHRKEWWRFFTSGFVHADYIHLALNMFVLYSFGSFLESAYSDFFEDKAHFYFITLYLLSLVACEITSYRKNINNVNYNSLGASGAVSAVVFACIIIEPFSQLSVYGIKMPAVVYGLLYLALEFYLNKAKRTNINHTAHIEGALFGIVFTIVTKPALFSNFVEQVKNHFGS; from the coding sequence ATGCAATTTAGTATTACCCTTATTATTATCATTGTAACAGCAATGGCAAGCATTTCAGCCTTCAGCAACCAAATATTAATGGATAAAATGATGTTCAATGCCTACATGGTAAAGCACCGCAAAGAATGGTGGCGTTTTTTTACTTCTGGGTTTGTTCATGCCGATTATATACATTTGGCTTTGAACATGTTTGTATTATATAGTTTCGGTTCTTTTTTGGAGAGTGCTTATTCCGATTTTTTTGAAGATAAAGCCCATTTTTATTTCATCACATTATATTTACTCTCGCTAGTGGCTTGTGAGATTACAAGCTACCGTAAGAATATAAACAATGTAAATTATAATTCATTGGGAGCATCGGGAGCGGTTTCGGCAGTGGTATTTGCCTGTATTATTATAGAACCATTTTCACAACTGTCAGTGTATGGCATAAAAATGCCTGCTGTGGTTTACGGCTTATTATATTTGGCTCTGGAATTTTATTTGAACAAAGCCAAGCGAACCAATATCAATCATACCGCACACATTGAAGGTGCATTATTTGGTATAGTGTTTACTATAGTAACAAAGCCTGCATTGTTTTCTAATTTTGTAGAGCAAGTGAAGAACCATTTTGGCAGTTAA